The Corynebacterium atypicum genome contains the following window.
CGCCGACGACCTCTCGCCAGCGGATACCGCCGCGCTCGACACCGCGCACTTCAAGGGCCTGGTCACCGAGCTCGGCGGCCCGACGAGTCACACCGCGATTATTGCCCGCCAGCTCAACCTGCCATGCATCGTCGCCGCAGGCACCGAGATCCACGACGTCGCCGCAGGCACCGCGGTGATGATCGACGGAGGTATCGGCACGGTCACCGTAAACCCAGACGCCGACGAAGCGCGCCGGCAGGTCGCCGAATCCGTGGCGCGCGCTGAGAAGGTCGCCGCCTGGCGCGGGCCGGCGCAGACGAAAGACGGCCACCGCGTGCAGCTGTTGGCCAACGTGCAAGACGGCAACGCGGCGCGCCTGGCCGCGCAGACCCAAGCAGAAGGAATCGGTCTCTACCGCACCGAGATGAGCTTTTTGTCTGCGACCGAAGAACCGTCGGTGGATGACCAAGCCGCGCTCTACCGCAGCGTCTTCACCGCGTTCCCGAGCTCCAAAGTCGTCGTCCGCACACTCGACGCGGGCTCTGACAAGCCGATCGCCTTCGCCAACATGCAGGCGGAAGAAAACCCGGCGCTGGGCGTGCGCGGACTGCGCATCGCCAGGCAGAACCAGGCGTTGTTGACCCGGCAGCTCGACGCGATCGCTAAGGCGGCGGAAGGCCGCGGCACCGACGCCCCCACCTGGGTGATGGCCCCCATGGTCGCTACCGCCAAGGAGGCGGAGTGGTTCGCGGACCTCTGCCGCGAACGAGGGCTGACCGCAGGCGCGATGATCGAGGTCCCGGCCGCCGCGCTCATGGCCGACAAGATCATGCCGCACCTCGACTTCGTCTCGATCGGCACCAATGACCTCACCCAGTACACGATGGCGGCCGATCGGTTGTCTTCCCATCTGGCCTACCTCACCGACCCCTGGCAGCCGGCGGTCTTGCGGCTCATTCAGCACACCTGCATGGTGGGGCGGGACACGCAGACGGCGGTGGGCGTGTGCGGCGAGGCTGCGGCCGACCCGCTGCTCGCTTGCGTCCTGACCGGGTTAGGTGTCGATTCGCTCTCGGCGGCGTCGACGGCAATCGCGGGGGTGGGCACCCGGCTCTCGGAGACCACCATCGAGCAGTGCGAGAAGGCGGCCGAGGCCGCACTAGACGCCAGCGGTGCAGTCGCCGCGCGCGAGGCCGTCCGCCGCATGTTGGTCGAAAACTAGCGGGCCCGCGCCGGCAGTTTCGCCCGTGCTTGCCCGGGCAGTTTCGCCTGCGCCCGTCCGGGCGTCGCGTCGGCCGCACCTTCCCCCATGCCGAACGTCGATTGAACGACGTCGAAAGGCCTGCCTAGCGGTCGAAAGGAAACGCGAATCCGACGACGTCCTTTCGACGTTGGCAGGGGCGGGTAGGTTTTAAGTGTTCTGCTTTAGGGGTTCTAGTCGGCGAGGACGACTTCGATGCCGCGCTCGCGCAGGGCGCGCACAAACGACTCCGGGGCGGTCGCGTCGGTGATGACGACGTCGATCTGATCGATGGAAGCGAAACTGACCAAGTAGTCGTTGCCAATCTTGGAGGAGTCACACAAGACCACGACTTTGCGGGCGTTGGTCACCATAGCGGACTTGATCGCGGCCTCTTGGGCGTCGGCTGTGGACAGACCGTGGTCCAGCGTAAGAGCATTGGTGCCAATGAACGCTACATCGGCGCGCATCAGCGCCAAGGTGCGCAGGGCGGTGTCACCCACGACTGCTTGGGTGATCGCTCGTACGCTCCCGCCGAGAAGCTGGATCTCATTGAGCCCCTTGTTTGCCAGGTTCAGCGCGATCGGAAGCGAGTTAGTCACAATGGACCACTGGTTGGCGCTTCCGGTATCGGGGATGAGGTCAGCCAGCGCCGTCACCGTAGTCCCGGCGTCGAGGAACATGCCCCCGGGCGGGTTGGGGAGGAACGCGAGCGCGGCGCGAGCGATGGCCGACTTTGCGGTAGGCGCCGAGCGTACGCGGGCATCGAGCGAGAGCTCCGTCGTTTGAAACGACTGGGTTGCCACGGCTCCGCCGTGGACGCGGTGCACGATTCCGTCCTTATCTAGGACGGCGAGGTCTCGCCGGATAGTCTCGGCGGTAACGTCGAAGCGATGTGCCAGCTCAGTGACGTTGACGCGACCTTCGACCGCTGTCTGCGAGGCGATCTGCCGGCGTCGTTCCTCGGCGTACATTGGCAATAGCCTCCTCGATGGTGCGGAGCAAGGACAACGGGAAACGCAGTGCACGCTGACACGCCGATGGGCGGGCCGCCTCATCGGTGCCGCCCCGGGGCGCAACGTTCGTGCGCAATATCAACATTAAACCACAAAAACAGACACGAATAATAATGACACGAATAATAATCAAGCGCCGGAAAATGCCAGGTTTGCCGGCCATCTGGCATGCCCGGGCGGGCATTCCGTGTCTGGTTTTCCGCCGATCAGTGCCGGACGCGCGGGGCGGTTTGGCGCGGGCGACAAAGAGGGGTCCCGAATGAGCCCCCCCCCCCTTTTTTTTTTGGGGGGGGGGAGCTGCCGAGGAAGTACGGGAAAGGGGGAGGCTTAGAGCTTGCGCATTACCGATACGACCTTGCCCATGATCTCCGCTTCATTGCCGGGGATCGGTTCAAAGGCGTCGTTGTGCGGGAGCAACCACACTCCGGACGAGTCGCGATGGAACTCCTTTACCGTGGCCTCGCCGTCAATGAGTGCCGCCACAAACTCGTTTTCTTCCGCAACCGGCTGCGAGCGGACCACGATCCAATCGCCGTCGAGAATCCCGGCGTCGCGCATCGACTCTCCCGAGACCTTGAGGAGGAAGAGCTCGCCGCCGCCCACGACGTCCGTGGGCAGCGGGAAGTAGTCGTCGATGTTCTCCTCTGCCAAGATGGGCGTTCTGGCGGCGATCTGGCCCAGAATTGGCACGACCGAGGTGCGCACGTCTTGCTCGGCGCTTGTCGCCTTCGGTGCGGCGGCGCGCTTGTCGCGTTGTGTGCCCGGCAAGTGACGCACGTCGACGGCCCGAGGCTTGTTGGGGTCGCGGCGCAAGAACCCCTTCTTTTCGAGCGCCTTGAGCTGGTAAGCCACCGATGACGTCGACTGAAGTCCGGCCGCGTCTCCGATTTCTCGGATGCTCGGCGGGTAGCCGCGCAGTACGACCGCGTCGCGAATCACCTCCAGGATGCGCTGCTGGCGCGGTGACAGCGAGGCGGGATCTGTAGCGGAAGATCTCTTGGTCTTCTTCTTGGGTTTCTTAGCCTTGCTCGCCTGCTCCTTGGCTGCGGTTGGTTGCGGTTGCGCGTTGTCGGTATCTGACTTCGGATCGGTGGCCATGAGCGCCCCTCTGGTGTTCGTGTCGTGCCTGCGTGAAATCATGTTGCGCATCGTCGCCGTCGTGCCTGCGCGGGTCGTGCCCGTGCTGGTCAATCCTGTGGCGCAAGCGCATGCGCTGAGTCCCTCACAGTATAACCCCTAGCTGACACCTGTGTTCGATGAGGATCGCGGACGTGTTCGACAGCCTCGCTCACGCGTGCTATAAATCAAGAAGAAGCTACAATCGAACATGTAAACGAATAGCGCGATCGGCAGGTCGCGGCCTCACCATAGGGTCAATGGCCCGAACAAACGACGTGGAAGCGGAGCTAGACATGACTATCTCAACCTACCGTACTTTACCTGCACATATCGGCGGCAGTGGCCAGACGTTCGCAGTGGGTACACATGGCGCCTCGGGTGCCATTTCGGTAGCACGTCCTGCGGTGTGGGAGCCGCAGACGGTCCCAGCGCTCAGGTGTGTTCGAACGCTGGAACTTTCGAGGCCTACGTCCGCTGCGCGCTCAAAGATAGCCTAGTCCAGGCTTGTGAGGCCTGGCGCTGACATGCGAACAAGAAGCCGATCCTGGGTGAGCGAATACGTACTTCCTGTGCTTCTCGGGGCGCTCGCCGGCACGGTGCTCATCGTCAGCGGCGTGCTATTCATAGATACCGAGGAGACAGCTATCCGGTGCCCGATTCGGGTGCCGGCTACGGCGCCTACCAAGCCGGATATGTGCAGTAGTAGGGGAGCTCCGGACGGCCGGAAAGGGGAGCGTGCTGAACCGGGACGGCGATGGGTGGCGGGTTCTCGCCAGGCGGCCAAAGGAACGGGCATCCACCGGGTAGAATGTGAAGGCGCTTCCGTCGGTGAACCGACGCGCTTTAAAGAAAGTGAGCTGCATTGTGTACTGCCCGTTTTGCCACTGCGACCGCTCCCGCGTCATCGACTCCCGCGGCATCGATGCGGGCACCGCGATCAGGCGACGGCGCGAGTGCACGAGCTGCGGCGGGCGGTTTACCACCATCGAAAAGGCCGTGCTTTTGGTGGTCAAGCGTAACGGCGTCACCGAAGAATTCAGCCGCGACAAGGTGATCAACGGGGTCTCTCGGGCCTGCCAGGGCAGAAACGTGCCGGAAGACGCGCTCAAACGCCTGGCTCAGACGGTAGAGGAGACTGTGCGCGCGCATGGCTCCTCCCAGGTCAACGCCAACGATATCGGCCTGGCCATCCTGGAGCCATTGCGCGAACTCGATGAAGTGGGATACTTGCGGTTCGCGTCGGTGTACAAGTCCTTTGAATCGGCCGAGGACTTTGAAAAAGAAATCAGACTGCTGCGGCGCAGATCGCGCTCGCGCGACGGCCGTAGGGCAATCCCAGGCTGGAACGGGGCCTAGAGCTTGGCTATGGCGCGCTCGATTTTGCGCCGCGAGACCGAGCCGGCGGTGCCGAGTCGCTGGGCAAACAGGCTCACCCGGAATTCCTGGATCAGCCACTGAATCTCCTTGACCCTGCGGTCGCGCCAGGCCGCTTCGCCATACCGGCGCACCGCCTCGGTCAGCTGGTCCTTCACGGCGGAGACCTCGTCTTGGCGGTAGGCGTCGCGGTCCGGGTCCACGCCCATCTCGCTGAGCCGGATGAGCATCGCCTGGAAATACCTCGGCAAGTGCTTAAGGTGGCTCATCGCGTGCACGATCACCACCTGCTTGGGCATGAGGAAGGCCAGTTGCTCGCGCAGATCGTCGATCGCCTCGCCTTCCCAGCGCGCCAATTCCTCGACAACCTCGAGGTAGCTGACCAGCGCCGGGGCTAAGGTGACCACGCTCCGGCGCACCGTGCCGGGCAACTGTTCGCCCACCGTACGGGCCAGCTCCTCGAAGGCGCCGGGCTCGCGCACGGGACCGCCGTGCGCGAGCAGCAGATCGCGGATCCCGGCTACCCTCGCCTGCTCGACCAAGCCGGCCGCGCCGCCGTACGGGAAGTGATCCACTCCTACTCTCTGCTTCAGCGGCAGGCCGCGGGTCATCTCGCGGTCGTTGACACGCAGTCGGGTCATGAGCATCTGGAGCGTCGCGGTCAGCATCGCCTGGTCGGCGGCGGCGCGGGTGGCGTGCACCTTAACCCCCACGCCGTGCTTCGATACCTCTAGCGCCGGATAGGCGCTGACCACGTGGCCATCGACGGTGGTCTGGATCTCCGTATCGATCGTGCCCAGGTTCTCCGCGGTCCACTGGGTAACGGCAGCCTTCTCCCCGGTACGCCCTAATTTGCTCACGGAGGAACGGATGTAGCTGCGCTGGCGCCGCTGCAGCTCGCGCAGCGACTTATCGTGGTCGATAACGGTGCCGCGCTTGTCTACGGCCCCGAACGTGGGACGCAGGTAGTTCGGGAGACGCTCCGGGGCGAAGTCGTCGGCGTCAATGCCGCGGGCACCGAGCTCGCCCAGCGCGCGGGCCAGCTCCTCGGTGACGGTACCGCGGGCGGGATCCACGGTTGGGGCCGCCTTGGCCGCGAACGCGGGAGCGGGCACCACCGTGCGGCGCAACGCCTTCGGCAGGGTGCGCAACAGCTCGGTGAACAATTCCTCGCGCAGCCCTGGCACCAGCCATTGGCACGAGCGCGGATTGACGCTGGCGAGCATAGGCACGGGGATAAGTACCGTCACTCCGTCGTCGTCCGCGCCCGGTTCGAAGCGGTAGCTTAAACCCAGTTCGATGCCGTCGATGGTGATCGTTTCAGGAAAGTCCTCGGCGCGGACTGCCTCCGCGGCCTCGGTGAGTAGCTTCTCCGGCTGGAAATCCAGGAACGTAGGGTCTTGGCGGCGTTTCTTCTTCCACCACGAGTTGAAGTGCGCTCCGGTCGTCGCCGTCGCCGGAACGCGGGCGTCGTAAAATTCGAAGAGCGTGTCGGAGTCGACGACCAAGCCGCGGCGTCGGGCGCGTTCCTCCACTTCGCTGGCCTGCGTGAGCTTTTCCTGGTTCTCGGTGAAGAACTTCTGGTGGGTGTTCCACTCTCCGTCGACGAGCGCGTGCCGGATAAACATCTGTCGGGCCGCGTCCTGATCCACTTTGTGCAGGGGTACCGTCCGGTCCGCCACCACGGGCACTCCGTAGAGTGAGGCTTTCTCGTGGACCATCGCAGCAGCTTTCTTCGGCGACCAATACGGCTCGGAATACTGGTATTTGACCAGTCCTGGGGCAGCCTTTTCCACCCACGCCGGGTCGATCCGCGCGACGTCGCGGGCCCACATCGCCGAGGTCTCGACGACCTCTGCGGCCATGACGAATTCGGGCGGCTTTTTGGCCAGCGCGGAGCCCGGAAAAATCATGAACTTCGTTCCGCGGGTGCCCTGGAACTCACGGCTAGTGCCGATGCGGGCGCCGATGTGCTGGAGGAGCCCGGTCAACAGACTGCGGTGGATGGCGTCGGCATCGCGTTTGCCCACCACGGTATTCTTCTGCCAGCCCAGGTCCGCGGTGAGGTCACGCAGCTGTCGAATGAGGTCGCGCCATTCCCTCGAGCGCATGAAGTGGAGGAACTCCTCCTTCATGAGCCGACGCAGGCCGGCCCCCGACAGCTCGGCGCGTTTGTCCTCGATGTAGTCCCAGAGCTTGAGGTAGCTCAAAAAGTCGCTGGTCTTGTCCTTAAAGCGGGCGTGCAGCTGGTCGGCCCGCGCCTGGTGGTCCAGCGGGCGCTCGTGGATATCCCGGATGCTCAACGCGGCGACGATGACGATGACCTCGCTCAGGCATCCCAGCCGGTGCGCCTCGACGAGCATCCGGGCCAGCCGGGGGTCGACGGGAATGCGGGCCAGGTCGCGGCCCAGTCGAGTGAGCTGAGGCAGCCCGTCGCGTTCGCGGTCAGAAATCGCGCCGAGTTCGTGGAGCAGCAAGATGCCGTCGCGGATGGCTTTGGGCTCTGGGGGCTCCACGAATGGGAATTCGGCGATGTCGCCGAGGCGCAGCAGCGCCATCTGCAGGATGACGCTGGCAAGGTTGGTGCGCAGAATCTCCGGGTCGGTGAATTCGGCGCGGGAGAGGAAGTCCTCCTCCGAGTACAGGCGGATGGCGATCCCCTCGGCGACGCGCCCGCAACGCCCTGAACGCTGGTTGGCGCTGGCCTGCGAGATGGGCTCGATGGGCAGGCGTTGGACCTTGGTGCGCGTCGAATACCGGGAGATGCGCGCGGTGCCGGTATCGACCACGTAGCGGATGCCGGGAACGGTCAGCGAGGTCTCGGCGATGTTCGTGGCCAGGACGATGCGCCGCGAGGAATGCGGGGCGAACACGCGGTGCTGTTCCTGGTTGGATAGCCGGCCGAACAGGGGAGTCACCTCGACCGAGCGCCAGGCCTGTTTTTCGATCGCGGCCTGGCAGTCGCGGATGTCGCGCTCGCTGGGGAAGAAGCAGAGGATGTCGCCGGGGCCCTCAGCCATCAGCTCGCGGCAGGCCGCGATCACGCCGTCAACCTGGTCGGTGCTGACGAGCTTGCCGTCGACCTCTTCGTCTAGCGGCCGGTAGCGGATCTCTACCGGGTAGGTCCGCCCGGAGACCTCGAGGACGGGGGCGGGGTTGCCGGCGGCGTCGGCAAAGTGCGCGGCGAAGCGCTGCGGGTCGATCGTGGCCGAGGTGATGATCACTTTGAGGTCGGGGCGCCGCGGCAGCAGCCTCTTGAGGTAGCCCAAGAGAAAATCGATGTTGAGGCTGCGCTCGTGCGCCTCGTCGATGATGATCGTGTCGTAGGCGTTGAGCCAGCGGTCGCGTTGCATCTCAGCGAGCAAAATGCCGTCGGTCATCAGCTTCACGGCGGTGGCGGCGCCGACGTGGTCGTCGAACCGAATGGCGTAGCCGACGCTCGCGCCGACCTTCTGGCCGAGTTCTTGGGCGATGCGTTCGGCCACCGTGCGCGCGGCCAGCCGGCGAGGTTGGGTGTGGCCGATCATGCCGCGCCGGCCCCGGCCTAGCTCGAGGCAGATTTTGGGGATCTGGGTGGTCTTGCCGGAGCCGGTTTCGCCGGCGATCACTACCACTTGGTGTTCGTTGATGGCAGCGGCGATGTCGTCGTGGCTTGCGGTAACCGGGAGGTTTTCTGGGAAGGTGATCTCGGGGATGCGACTATCGACGTCGCGTACGCGCTGCGCGGCAGCGTCGAGCTCGCCTGCGATGGCGACGAGAGCCTGCGGCGACCGGGCCTTTTTCAACCGACGCTGGAACTTTCGGGCGTCGATGAGGGTGAGTTCATCGAGCCGGGAGAAAAGATCGGCGCGGGTCGGGCCGGCATCCGAGCGGCCCGTGGCCTGGCGGCGGGTGCTATCCGAGGTATCCATACGAGGCGATCATTCTAGTCGACCCTTGTCGGCTTGCTGCGAAATCCCGCTCGCTGGGGCCGTCAGGGGGTGCAACTATGGTTGCTTAACAGGGGGATTAAGTTCAGCTACCCTAAAACTGACTGTAGGCCGATCGAGAGGAAACGTGATGACGAACCCGAACGGACCTGGTGACCAGCCCGGCGACCGGGAGCCATTTCCGCAGTATCCGCAGACGAATCACCCCGAAGACCGACCGGGTTTTGGTACGGGTGCGAGCTATCCGGGTTATTCTGGGTACGACGGAGACCCGCATGCAGAGGGAGGCTACGGCGCCCCCCGGATACGCCGGCGCAACCGGCGGTTAGGCGGCAGCGTCGGATAGTGGGTTGCCGCAGCGCCCGACGTCGGGAAAAGTGGCCATCACCGAGGCCATCGGCTGGGGGTTTAAGGCGACCTTCCGCAGTTGGAAGCTGTGGATCGTTGGTGGAATCATCTTCTACCTGATTGTCTTCGCTACCCCTGCCATCTTCGCCATGCTCGCGGGCATCGGGATGTCGGGTGCAGACCCAGCGGCTGCTCCCGCGGCGGATCCGAGCGCTAATCCCGGTAACCCGGTTCTGGATGGCCTGAGTGTGTTCGTCGGGCTGCTTCTTGGCCCGCTGTTGTACAACGCCGCGTTGAGGCAGATCAAGCACCCCAAGGTCGGCTGGTCCAGCCTGGTGAAAAACGTAAATTATCTGCCAGTGGTGGGGATGTCGCTCCTTGTCAGCGCGATCACCAACGTGGTGATATTGCTGGCTTTCTTCGGGGTGCTAGGCCTTGCGGACGTTTCGCTTTTCGGCGGCTTTGATTTCCGCGATGACGCTGAGATTTTCCACTCGGTCCTAGCGATTCTGGGGGCGCTGCTGGCGATGCTTCTGGTCTCCGTAGTGATCGGCCCGTTCTTTGCGCTGTGGCCTTGGGTGGTCGCGGATCGTCAGGAGACGTTTGGCGCGGCCATCAGGCGCGGCTTTAAAGCTGGCAAGGCCAACTGGCTGCGGCTGATTGGCCTGAGCGTGCTCATCTTTCTGCTGTTCCTCGCCGCTGCGTTGCCGCTGGGCCTCGGACTGATCGTGGTCGCGCCAGCCGTCCTCAATGCGCAGGCGCATGCCTACCGTCAGGCGGTAGGCGAGTCCGTACCAGCGCAGTTCTAGGCGGCTTTTACCGGCCGGGCGTTGACGGCCGGAGGGTAACCACCGCCGGGCCTTCTGGGGTTGCTGCCCCAGGGGCCTGATTTTTTGGGGGGGTGAGGCCGGGCTTAGAGCAGCCCGGCGGGCAGCGTGTCCCGGTAGGCCTCGGTGATCAGCGAGCCGAAGTGCTCGAACTCGTGGGCCCGTGAACTCGACGAGCGGTAGACCAGGCCGACCTCGCGGGAGGCGCTGACGGAATCGGCGAAGGTGGCAATCGCCACCCCAGGCCGGTGGCACTCGGCCTCCACGGCGCTCAGCGGCACCAAGGTGGCGCCAAAACCGTTAGCAACAAGCTGCATGAGGGTCGTCAGGCTAGAGGCGCGGGTGATCGCGTTGGCAGCCTTAGAGGGGTTGACCTCGGCACGGCGGCACAGGTCGATGATCTGGTCGTGCAGGCAGTGGCCCTCGTCGAGCAGGAGCAAGTCGAGATCGTCAAGGACGCTTAAGGTCAGATCGTGGCGCCCAGCCAGCTCGTGGTCGGCCGGAACGACCACGATGAACTCTTCGGTGTAGAGCGGAAGATCGATCATCCCGGAGCTTTCCGAGGGCAGTGCCATCAGCGCCAGGTCGAGCTGGCCGTCGCGTAGCCGGCTGAGGAGGTGCGCCGTGCGGTCTTCGACGACGCTGGGTTGAAGCTCCGGGCACTTCTCGCGCATCGCGGGCAGCAGGGCCGGGAGCAAATAAGGAGCGATGGTGGGGATCATGCCGATGGTCAGCGGGCCGGTGAGTTCTCCGCCAGCCCCGCGGGAACGGTTGAGAAACGTATCCGCGGCCTCGAGGGTCTCCTTGGCGTACGGCAGGAGAGCCTCGCCGATCGCAGTCACGATGACTTTGCGCGTTGAGCGCTCAATCAGCTGGACGCCGAGCCCTGTCTCGAGGGCTACGAGCGCCTGCGAGAGCGAGGGCTGGGAGATATGCAGCTTCGTTGCCGCCGTTCCGAAGTGCTTATTTTCCGCGATGGTGACGAACGTCCGCAGCTGAGCGAGGGTCGGGCGATACTCCTTGTTCGACATGATCATTACTATAAGCTATCAGCGAACGATTTGTTATTCCTCACCCCTATAATCGCGATAGTGGCGACTACTGAGCGACAAACTCCAGGGAAGCCAACCGGACCTCGCCTGCCGCATCGGAGGCATCCAGGTCCACCTCGCCGACAAACGCGAAGGCGCGCTCGTCGTCCGGATCGCGCAACACCTGGCGCACTGGCCAACGACGGTTGGCGCTCGCGTCGACAACAAAGTACTCCTTGCCCCGAGCGGCGGGGGAAACGTCCAGCTCATCGTACTCGGCAAAGTACTCGTCGAGTGCTGCCGGAAAATCCGGGGGGCAAGCAAGATAGTCCGTAGCGGCCATCAGGCGCTCCTCGTCCTCGCGGGAAAACAGCTCCACGAGCCGGAACATGGCGTTTCGCACCATGATGGTAAACGCCCTCCGGTTGGCGGTCAGCGCGTTCGGATCGCTCACCCCGAAGGCGAGCTCGCGCTCCACAACCTCCTGCGACACCGGCTGGTCCGGATCCGCCATGTGCGCCCACTCGTCGACCAAAGACGAATCGACCTGGCGGATAAGCTCGCCCAACCACACCACGATGTCTTCGACGCCCTCGGTGAAAAAGGCGTCTGGCACCGTGTGGCTCAGGGTGCGCCACGCGTCGGTGAGATAGCGCAGCACCACGCCCTCGGACCGGCCCAGCCCGTAGACCGCGATGAGGTCTGAGAACGTCATCGCGTGCTCGACCATGTCGCGGACCACCGACTTCGGGGCCACGTCGAACTCGCGGGCCCAGGGTGCGCCCGTCGCATACGTCTCGAAGGCGGAGTCGAGAAGCTCGCGCAGCGGCTGCGGCCAGGAGACTTCTTCGACCAGCTCCATGCGCTCGGTGTAGTCGACCCCCTCGGCCTTCAGCCGGGCGATCTCCTCGCCGCGGCGCTGCGAGCGCTGCGCCTGGAGTACCTGCCGAGGGTCCTCGAGGATCGCTTCGATCACGCTGACCACGTCGAGGTCGAAGGTCTCTGCCTCCGGGTCCAACAGCTCGAGTGCTGCTAGCGCGAAGGGGGACAGCGGTTGATTCAACGCGAAGTCGCGTGGCATGTCCCGGGTGAGCCGGTACCGGCGGCCGGTCTTATCCGGGCCGTCATCAAGCCGCTCGACTACCTCGGCGGCGATAAGTCCGCGCACGAGCTCGACCGTGGTCAGAATGTCCTTGTTCTGCTTCGCCCGGGTGTCATGGTTATCCCGCAGCAGGTGGCGGAAGTGCTCGTAGCCGTCGCCGGGGCGCGCGATGACGTTGATGACCATCGAATTCGAAACCTGAAACTGCGAGCGCATGGGCTCGCTGGGTGCTTGAAGGAGCCGGTCGAAGGTCTTCTTCGACCAGCCCACCTCGCCGTCGCGCGGGCTCTTCGTCTTCAGCTTGCGCAGCTTCTTTTGATCGTCGCCGGCTTTGAGCCGCGCGCGGTGGTTCTCGATCTCGTACTCCGGGGCCTGGACGACGACGTAGCCCACGGTATCGAAGCCCGCGCGGCCGGCACGGCCCGCGATCTGGTGAAACTCCCGTGACTTCAGTACGCGCTGGCGGCGGCCGTCGAACTTGGCCAGGCCGGTCATCAGTACGGTGCGGATCGGCACGTTGATGCCCACGCCGAGGGTGTCCGTGCCGCAGATGACCTTCAGCAGGCCCGTCTGGGAGAGCCGCTCGACCAGGCGTCGATATTTAGGCAGGAGGCCGGCGTGGTGGACGCCTATGCCGCGGCGCACGAGTTTCGAGAGGATTTTGCCAAAGCTGGTAGTGAATCGGAACGAGCCGATCTCCTCGCGCAGCCGTTCTTGCTCCTCCTTGGTCACCAGGTTCAAGCTCGTCAGAGCCTGGGCGCGCTCGGTGGCTTCGCGCTGGGAGAAGTGGACCACGTAGATCGGCGCGCGGCCCTTGTCGAGCAGCTTCTCGATGGTCTCGTGCACCGGGTCGAGCGCGTAGGAAAACTCCAGCGGCACCGGTCGCGGGGCGTCCGCGCCCACCAGGCTCGTGGCCCGGCCCGTGCGCCGGCTTAAATCCTCGCGGAGGGCAGTCGTGTCGCCGAGGGTCCCGGACATGAGGAGGAACTGGGTGTGCGCGAGCTCGAGGAGCGGCACCTGCCAGGCCCAGCCGCGCTCCGGGTCGGAGTAGTAGTGGAACTCGTCCATCACCAGCTGGTCGACGTCGGCGCTCGCGCCGTCGCGCAGCGCGATGTTTGCCACGATCTCCGCGGTGGCGCAGATGATAGGGGCATTGCCGTTCACCGTGGCGTCGCCAGTCATCATGCCCACGTTGTCCGGCCCGAAGACGTCGCACAGTGCGAAGAACTTCTCGCTGACCAGCGCTTTGATGGGGGCTGTGTAGAAGCTGCGCTGTTTGCGCTCGAGCGCGGTAAAGTGCGCGGCGATGGCCACCATGGACTTGCCCGAGCCGGTCGGGGTGGCTAAGACGACGTTATCGCCGGCGACGAGCCCCAGGGCCGCTTCTTCTTGGGCGGGATAAAGCTCGATTCCCCGCGTGCGGGCCCAGGAGACAAACGAGTCGAAGATCGACTCGTCGACGAGGCTTTCCGGGACCTCGTCGAGGTCGGGTAGCAGCTGCGCAAGATTCACGCCTTTCACCCTAGCGGGTCGCTGGCGCAAGCCTCGGCGGGTCTACTCGGGCGAGGAGCCTTCGCCGGGACCACCGGATTGCTCGTCGATTTGGGCTAAGAACCGCTCAAACTCCTCGCCGAGCTCCTCGCCGGTGGGGATGGCGGCCTCCCCGGGCATCACGGCGCGGGGATTGTCGGCCCGATACTTCTCGACGGC
Protein-coding sequences here:
- the hrpA gene encoding ATP-dependent RNA helicase HrpA; protein product: MDTSDSTRRQATGRSDAGPTRADLFSRLDELTLIDARKFQRRLKKARSPQALVAIAGELDAAAQRVRDVDSRIPEITFPENLPVTASHDDIAAAINEHQVVVIAGETGSGKTTQIPKICLELGRGRRGMIGHTQPRRLAARTVAERIAQELGQKVGASVGYAIRFDDHVGAATAVKLMTDGILLAEMQRDRWLNAYDTIIIDEAHERSLNIDFLLGYLKRLLPRRPDLKVIITSATIDPQRFAAHFADAAGNPAPVLEVSGRTYPVEIRYRPLDEEVDGKLVSTDQVDGVIAACRELMAEGPGDILCFFPSERDIRDCQAAIEKQAWRSVEVTPLFGRLSNQEQHRVFAPHSSRRIVLATNIAETSLTVPGIRYVVDTGTARISRYSTRTKVQRLPIEPISQASANQRSGRCGRVAEGIAIRLYSEEDFLSRAEFTDPEILRTNLASVILQMALLRLGDIAEFPFVEPPEPKAIRDGILLLHELGAISDRERDGLPQLTRLGRDLARIPVDPRLARMLVEAHRLGCLSEVIVIVAALSIRDIHERPLDHQARADQLHARFKDKTSDFLSYLKLWDYIEDKRAELSGAGLRRLMKEEFLHFMRSREWRDLIRQLRDLTADLGWQKNTVVGKRDADAIHRSLLTGLLQHIGARIGTSREFQGTRGTKFMIFPGSALAKKPPEFVMAAEVVETSAMWARDVARIDPAWVEKAAPGLVKYQYSEPYWSPKKAAAMVHEKASLYGVPVVADRTVPLHKVDQDAARQMFIRHALVDGEWNTHQKFFTENQEKLTQASEVEERARRRGLVVDSDTLFEFYDARVPATATTGAHFNSWWKKKRRQDPTFLDFQPEKLLTEAAEAVRAEDFPETITIDGIELGLSYRFEPGADDDGVTVLIPVPMLASVNPRSCQWLVPGLREELFTELLRTLPKALRRTVVPAPAFAAKAAPTVDPARGTVTEELARALGELGARGIDADDFAPERLPNYLRPTFGAVDKRGTVIDHDKSLRELQRRQRSYIRSSVSKLGRTGEKAAVTQWTAENLGTIDTEIQTTVDGHVVSAYPALEVSKHGVGVKVHATRAAADQAMLTATLQMLMTRLRVNDREMTRGLPLKQRVGVDHFPYGGAAGLVEQARVAGIRDLLLAHGGPVREPGAFEELARTVGEQLPGTVRRSVVTLAPALVSYLEVVEELARWEGEAIDDLREQLAFLMPKQVVIVHAMSHLKHLPRYFQAMLIRLSEMGVDPDRDAYRQDEVSAVKDQLTEAVRRYGEAAWRDRRVKEIQWLIQEFRVSLFAQRLGTAGSVSRRKIERAIAKL
- a CDS encoding hydrogen peroxide-inducible genes activator; the protein is MSNKEYRPTLAQLRTFVTIAENKHFGTAATKLHISQPSLSQALVALETGLGVQLIERSTRKVIVTAIGEALLPYAKETLEAADTFLNRSRGAGGELTGPLTIGMIPTIAPYLLPALLPAMREKCPELQPSVVEDRTAHLLSRLRDGQLDLALMALPSESSGMIDLPLYTEEFIVVVPADHELAGRHDLTLSVLDDLDLLLLDEGHCLHDQIIDLCRRAEVNPSKAANAITRASSLTTLMQLVANGFGATLVPLSAVEAECHRPGVAIATFADSVSASREVGLVYRSSSSRAHEFEHFGSLITEAYRDTLPAGLL